GCCGTTCCCACCGAACCCGAGGTCTGCGGTGTTGAACGTGAATTGTCCCTCCGTGCCACCGAACCCGAACGTGTCTTCGGCGTCATCCGCGTCGAGACCGAAATCAAACCGGGGACGGCGGCGTCGGGACGACGGAGTACCGAAGCCAAAGCCGGGGTTGTTCGGTTCAGCTTGTTCGGTCACGGTCTCCGTTGAGAGTGCCGGAGTGTTCGGCGTAGCAGTCGGTGTCGAGAATCCAAAGTCCACGCCGGTATCCGTGGGTTGTGCTACGTCGGTCGGTTGTCCGATATCCACGTTCGGAATCTCGAAGGGGTCCGCCCGAACGTTCTCATCCTGCCGTGGCTGTTCTGCCGTCTGTCCGACCGGAGAGATAAGCGGCTGTCCGATGCCAGACCCGAACCCCGTACCGAGAGACGGCGTCTGTGCCACGTCGAGGGAGGGCTGTTCAGCTTGTGACTGAGCGTCTGGCGTGTCGAGGCGCGGCGGGTCACGAACACCAAAGTCGCCCTCTCGAAAGTCAACGGACGGGTCCGTTATTTCAGGCTCCGTAACCTCGGGTTGAGACACCTCAGGTTCCATCTCTCCGAGCGTACCGCCGCCCGAGAGAATGTTCTGTAGTTCATCGGAGTCTGCGCCCGTCCGTTCACGGAACCGTTCAGATGCTCTATCACGTTCCCTCTGCCGCTGTCGCCCTTCACGGAACAGTTGAGACGTGGATACCGTGAGTAGGTCACCGACCGGCCGGTCCGGGACAGCTATCTCGGGGCTTCCGAACTCGGGTGATTCACTCGGCTGTAGTTCGGGACGGTTGATACCGCCCACGTCCGGGACGCCTAACTCGGCGTCGACGACCGGACTCCCGTCAGACGGGACGTTCACCTCGGACTGTGACGTGACACCGCCGTCCTCCGGAACCTGTACCTCCGACGATGAACCGGGGGCGAACGGGGACGACGGTATCCGCTGTTCGCCTTGTGACGTTCCTGACGCCGTCGCACTCCCGGCGATACCCACGGCACCGGCACCGAGTAGGACCGCCTCACCGACCGGCGTGGGTTCCGCGAGTGCGAACGCAGTAGCGGCGGCGGCCGTCTCACCACTCCCCGTCAACGACTGTGCGCCACTGAGGATATCACTCCGAAGGCGAAGGCGTCCTTCCTGAATCCCGGTGATAACGTCCGTGGCCCTCTCGTCTTGTGACTCCGTAAGACTCCCTTCGGTCGGAGTTCCGAACGTGAAACCGGTCGGGTTCTGTGCGAACGCCGAGGCGGTCTCTGCGCCGGGTGCAGGTGCCCCGATCCGCTCCCGGTTCTGTGCCGCAAAGTCCCGGAGCGGGTTCGTCCGACTCTGCCATGACCGGAACCCTCTCACTGCACCGAGTGGGTCACTCACTACGTCAGACGCGACAGACGAGAAGAACTCACCGGGACTCTGCGATTCTGACCGCTGTCTGTCGATACTGCCCGAACTACTCGGGGACGAAGGCATAACCTGCCCGCTTGAATCCGGGGTTGGACCGCTGAAGATGGTCGGTCGGAAGGTGTCATCGTTTCCAGTCGGGTTCTCACGGTTCCGCGTGATACTCCCCACCGTGTCCCGAGTCGTCTGAATGTTCGAGTCATCCGCCGCCGTGGGATCCTCTCGGTTCCGTGTGATACTACCGACGGTGAGACGAGTCGCGGTGATATCACGCCGGTTGGCCACGTTCCGACGGCCAGACTCGGTGAACCGTACGGATAGACCGTCGTTCCCCGCCGTCACTCTGTAGTCAGACTCGGACCCACCGAACGCGTCGACAGCCCATCGCTCCAACTCCCGCGCGTCGGATATCGTACTGTCGCTGAACGCGTCGCTTCCGGTCTCTAACCCTTGGTTCGCGTCGGGGGAACCCCCGGAGTCGCTGCCCGATGACCCGGTGTCGTCCGCACCGCTCTGGTTACGGTTGGGAATCCGACGCTCTGGCTTGTCACGTTCGACACGCCGCCGGTCGTTATCATCATCGTCGTCGTCATCGTCCCTCGCGTCATCCTCCGGACGCCCGCCGCGTCCGGGTATCCGGTCGTCTCTTCCGCTGAACGCATCACCGCTTCCACCGACCCGCTGTGATGCACGCCGGTCTCTATTCGGGTCTATTGGCATTAGAAGTCACCTCCGTAACACTCGTCGGCCACACACGGTTCGTACTGCCCCTCGATGCGACTGTACGGGTACACACCGGGTTTGTTCCCCTTCCCCGAGGAAGTCCGACACTGCGGGCGGAACGTCGGAGTGTTGCCGTCTCCGTACTCTCTGCGGAATCTGTGGTAGTCGCCCCCTTTGGGGAATACCAGTACGGGGTCATCCCCGTTTGGCAAGTTCTCTCTTATGTCTGGTAGTGACATATGTCAATACAGGGCTTCGAATACCCTAAAAGTAGCGCGCGGCGGTCTCTAGCTGCTGTCTCTCGGCGTTCCGGTTAGAACGGGATGAACACTACTGCGGCCGCCACCGTGCCGATGACTGCACCGGTCACGTCCGCCATGTGAACGTCCTGTTCTAACACGCGGCTACGCCCGTCCGTCTGTTCGAGAACGTCGCTACAGCCTTCGCAGACGAACGTGGTGCCGTTCAGGTGCCGGTATTCCGTGTGACAGTCGGGACACTTCATATTCGCGTTCATCGTTCCTCACCTCCGTTCAGCTTGTCAGTCGCTTCAACCGTGTCTGACCCAGTCTCGACGAGGTAGCCGTTCTCGGTGGCCGTCTCCTCAACTATCTCGTGGCACTCCGCGAACTCGCGGCCGCTCTTCTCGGACAGACGCACCTTCAGGTCTCCTTTCTCAACGTCTCCGCCGCCGAGTGAACGGTATGCGTTCATCAAGTCGGTGCGCCAGTCGTTCGTTACCTGTTTCTTCTCAGCCGCGCCAGATTGGTTCGTGTCGGCTTTCTCGTCTTTGCCGGTGGGATTACTCGTATTCGTCTCCGTCTTCTCTGAGTGCTTGCCTCCGTCCGCCGTGACTGGGGACTGTCCCTCTTCGCGGACGGATGCGGCGGTCACGGTGATGCGCGAGTGCGACCGGAACACGAACTGCACGCGGCCGTCATACTCGCTAACCTCGGCGTCGTCTATAGCCACTTCCTCGCCCTCGAACTCAGACAGAGAGTCCCCGTCCCACTGCACTACGTCTATAGAACCGGTGTCGTCTCTGAGCACCGCTTTCGTCCCGTTGTCGCCTATAGAGTCAACAGAGACAACTTCTGCCTTGACGTTCTCATACGCCTTCCGTGACTCCGCGACGGCCGCGACTGTCCGGTACTCCCGTCCCGACTGAACTGGGTCGGACGTGTCGGTGTCCGCCTCTTCGGGGTCGACGACGAGTCCCGCTTTCTCAGCCATCCGCTTGCCCTCTTCGGTGAGAGTGACCCTCGGGACCGCGTACTTTCTCTCGTCCCATCCGCGGAGGTCGTGCGAGACGCCCGCGTAGTCGGGGTTACGTGGGTAGACGGAACCGTAGTCGAGCGTCTTGAACAACGTCGTGCTCACGTTCGAGCCTAATTCGACGCCGTTGTTGTCCGCCCACTCACGGAAGATACGGGCCACGTCATCTTTGACGATGTAATCCGATTCGTGGGTCGTGATACAGCGCTTGGCGAACTCCTTCATGGGGTCCGCGGCCCCCTCGTACATATCCAACCGCTCCATGTAGGACTCGGGAAGCGACACGTCCCCGCCGTTCTCTCTGAGCCTCTGGATACCGTCGAGTGCGAGGTTCAGTAGTGCGCTCTTCCCCGCCTCACTCGCCAGTTCCCCTTTCAGTTCCGGCTTCGGGACCTTCTGCTTCTGCATGGGGTCGTTCGGGTCCGGGTTCTCGACGAATGTGTACGGGAGTTCTATCGGGACAATCCTCTTCGCTATCGCCTGTGGGTCCCGGTCCCCGATGATTGGCGGGTCGTTCGCCGCGAACATTAGCGTCGTGTTCATCGTATCGAAGAATCCAGTCCCGCCCTTCGGTTCGATGTCCATGAGGTCCCCCCCGGTGAGGTCTTTCAGGTCCGCGGTGTTCTTCACCCGCTTCCCGTCTATCTCACCGGCTATGTTCGCCATCTTACCGTAGATGGAGTTCTTCGAGAACTGGTTTTGCGTCATCTTCTGAAGCTTGACAGCGCCGATGTTTCTCTCACCCTCACCGGACAGCATCTCGCCTACGAGGTCGTAGAAGAACGATTTCCCGTTATCAGAGTCCCCGTGTAGCATCAAGAATTTCGGCCATCCGCGTTCGTAGGCGTCCGGTACGAGTGCGTGACCGACCATTTCCAACATGGCCTTTGCGTCGGCGTCCCGTGCGGTGAGGGTGTCCATGAACTCCTCGAAGCGCCCGGTATCGGCGTCCGGGTCGTACCGCGTCGGGATGCGGTCGACGAACACGTACTTCGGTGAGTGGTCTTTCAGTTCTCCGGTGAAGAGGTTCAGAACACCATTCTTCACGCAGACGTGCGGTTCATCGAAGTGGTCGCGCCCGTTGAACTGCGCGGGGGTTAGTCGTCGAAGTTGCTTCAGTCCCTCAACAATCTCGTGCTTCATTCGGGTGTTCCATTCTTCACCGAGACCGTCCGCTATCTCCGCGAGTATCGTCGACTCCGAGCGGTTGTACGTCCCCGTCTCGTGGTCGTAGATTAGCATCTGTTCGTCTTTCTTGGCCGTCTCGTCGACTACGGGGTGGTGTTTCTCTCGGAGGATGCGGCGGGCCGTCTCCCGCGCCAGTGGTCCCTCGCCCTCTTCGAGGAGATACCGGACGTACTCCCACGTCTCCGTGTCGTTCGGGGGCTCACGTTCCGGTTCGTCCGAGTCGCGGGACGACGTGAGTTCGGGGAGATTGAACTGGTTATCTCCAATAGACCGAAGGTAGTTGTAGGCCGTTTTCCAGTCAGAACCGCTCACGTCGCCCGGAACGACCCGTTCGTCATAATCCAGTTCGT
This sequence is a window from Halogeometricum sp. S3BR5-2. Protein-coding genes within it:
- a CDS encoding phage/plasmid primase, P4 family, whose protein sequence is ELDYDERVVPGDVSGSDWKTAYNYLRSIGDNQFNLPELTSSRDSDEPEREPPNDTETWEYVRYLLEEGEGPLARETARRILREKHHPVVDETAKKDEQMLIYDHETGTYNRSESTILAEIADGLGEEWNTRMKHEIVEGLKQLRRLTPAQFNGRDHFDEPHVCVKNGVLNLFTGELKDHSPKYVFVDRIPTRYDPDADTGRFEEFMDTLTARDADAKAMLEMVGHALVPDAYERGWPKFLMLHGDSDNGKSFFYDLVGEMLSGEGERNIGAVKLQKMTQNQFSKNSIYGKMANIAGEIDGKRVKNTADLKDLTGGDLMDIEPKGGTGFFDTMNTTLMFAANDPPIIGDRDPQAIAKRIVPIELPYTFVENPDPNDPMQKQKVPKPELKGELASEAGKSALLNLALDGIQRLRENGGDVSLPESYMERLDMYEGAADPMKEFAKRCITTHESDYIVKDDVARIFREWADNNGVELGSNVSTTLFKTLDYGSVYPRNPDYAGVSHDLRGWDERKYAVPRVTLTEEGKRMAEKAGLVVDPEEADTDTSDPVQSGREYRTVAAVAESRKAYENVKAEVVSVDSIGDNGTKAVLRDDTGSIDVVQWDGDSLSEFEGEEVAIDDAEVSEYDGRVQFVFRSHSRITVTAASVREEGQSPVTADGGKHSEKTETNTSNPTGKDEKADTNQSGAAEKKQVTNDWRTDLMNAYRSLGGGDVEKGDLKVRLSEKSGREFAECHEIVEETATENGYLVETGSDTVEATDKLNGGEER